A stretch of Triticum aestivum cultivar Chinese Spring chromosome 1D, IWGSC CS RefSeq v2.1, whole genome shotgun sequence DNA encodes these proteins:
- the LOC123176948 gene encoding protein RADIALIS-like 3, producing the protein MSSGSSSRSNSPSSDSEWSKENKMFEEALAYYGVSSPNLWEKVASAMGGTKSAEEVRRHFQILVDDINNIEHGRIPFPKYKTQGFWT; encoded by the coding sequence ATGTCTTCTGGGTCGTCGTCTCGGAGCAACTCCCCGAGCTCGGACTCGGAGTGGAGCAAGGAGAACAAGATGTTCGAGGAGGCGCTCGCCTACTACGGCGTGAGCTCCCCCAACCTCTGGGAGAAGGTGGCCAGCGCCATGGGGGGTACCAAGTCTGCTGAGGAGGTGCGCCGCCACTTCCAGATCCTTGTCGACGACATCAACAACATCGAGCACGGCCGCATCCCCTTCCCCAAGTACAAGACCCAAGGATTCTGGACCTAG